The proteins below are encoded in one region of Taeniopygia guttata chromosome 15, bTaeGut7.mat, whole genome shotgun sequence:
- the PPP1CC gene encoding serine/threonine-protein phosphatase PP1-gamma catalytic subunit, translating to MADIDKLNIDSIIQRLLEVRGSKPGKNVQLQENEIRGLCLKSREIFLSQPILLELEAPLKICGDIHGQYYDLLRLFEYGGFPPESNYLFLGDYVDRGKQSLETICLLLAYKIKYPENFFLLRGNHECASINRIYGFYDECKRRYNIKLWKTFTDCFNCLPIAAIVDEKIFCCHGGLSPDLQSMEQIRRIMRPTDVPDQGLLCDLLWSDPDKDVLGWGENDRGVSFTFGAEVVAKFLHKHDLDLICRAHQVVEDGYEFFAKRQLVTLFSAPNYCGEFDNAGAMMSVDETLMCSFQILKPAEKKKPNSSRPVTPPRGMITKQAKK from the exons ATGGCGGATATCGACAAGCTCAACATCGACAGCATCATCCAACGGCTGCTGGAGG TGCGAGGATCAAAACCAGGCAAAAACGTACAACTTCAAGAGAATGAAATTAGAGGACTGTGCTTGAAATCCAGAGAAATCTTCCTGAGTCAGCCTATTCTACTAGAACTTGAAGCTCCACTGAAAATCTGTG GTGACATCCATGGACAATACTATGACTTGCTCCGACTCTTTGAATATGGGGGTTTTCCACCAGAGAGCAACTACCTGTTCCTTGGTGATTATGTTGACAGAGGAAAACAATCTTTAGAAACAATTTGTCTTCTATTGGCCTACAAAATTAAATACCCAGagaattttttcctcctccGAGGGAACCACGAATGTGCCAGCATCAATAGAATTTATGGGTTTTATGATGAAT GTAAGCGAAGATACAATATTAAGCTGTGGAAAACCTTCACAGACTGTTTTAACTGTTTACCAATTGCAGCTATTGTGGATGAGAAAATATTCTGCTGTCACGGGG GTTTGTCACCAGACCTGCAGTCAATGGAGCAGATCAGACGAATCATGCGCCCCACGGATGTACCGGATCAAGGTCTCCTGTGTGATCTCCTGTGGTCTGACCCTGACAAGGATGTCTTGGGCTGGGGTGAAAATGACAGAGGAGTGTCCTTCACTTTTGGTGCTGAAGTGGTTGCTAAGTTTCTCCATAAACATGATTTGGATCTCATATGTCGAGCTCATCag GTGGTTGAAGATGGATATGAATTTTTTGCAAAAAGACAGTTGGTAACTCTCTTTTCTGCCCCAAATTACTGTGGAGAATTTGATAACGCGGGTGCCATGATGAGCGTGGATGAAACACTAATGTGCTCTTTCCAG ATCTTGAAAcctgcagagaagaagaagcCCAATTCCAGCAGACCTGTAACACCTCCCAGGGGCATGATCACAAAACAAGCCAAGAAATAG